The following are encoded in a window of Sinorhizobium sojae CCBAU 05684 genomic DNA:
- a CDS encoding LL-diaminopimelate aminotransferase, whose product MEEFHKVRRLPPYVFEQVNRLKASARAAGADIIDLGMGNPDLPTPQSIVDKLCEVVQDPRTHRYSSSKGIPGLRRAQSAYYARRFGVKLNPETQVVATLGSKEGFANMAQAITAPGDVILCPNPTYPIHAFGFLMAGGVIRSIPVEPDDSFFPPLERAVRHSIPKPLALILNYPSNPTAQVATLDFYKEVIAFAKKHDIIVLSDLAYSEIYFDDVPPPSVLEVPGALDVTVEFTSMSKTFSMPGWRMGFAVGNERLIAALTRVKSYLDYGAFTPIQVAATQALNGDGSDIAEVRSIYKRRRDVMVESFGKAGFEVPPPPATMFAWAKIPEKFRHLGSLEFSKLLVEKADVAVAPGVGFGEQGDDYVRLALVENEHRIRQAARNIKRFFSTADETMHNVVSLNTRR is encoded by the coding sequence ATGGAAGAGTTTCATAAAGTCCGGCGCCTGCCGCCCTATGTTTTCGAACAGGTCAACCGTTTGAAAGCAAGCGCGCGAGCCGCCGGGGCCGACATCATCGACCTCGGCATGGGCAATCCCGACCTTCCCACTCCTCAGTCGATCGTCGACAAGCTCTGCGAGGTCGTGCAGGACCCGCGCACCCACCGTTATTCGTCGTCGAAGGGCATTCCGGGGCTGCGCCGCGCGCAGTCCGCCTATTATGCGCGCCGCTTCGGCGTGAAGCTCAATCCCGAGACGCAGGTCGTCGCCACGCTCGGTTCGAAGGAAGGCTTCGCCAATATGGCGCAGGCGATCACCGCGCCGGGTGACGTCATTCTCTGTCCGAACCCCACCTATCCGATCCATGCCTTCGGCTTTCTGATGGCCGGCGGCGTCATCCGCTCGATCCCCGTCGAGCCGGACGATTCGTTCTTTCCGCCGCTCGAGCGGGCCGTCAGGCATTCGATCCCGAAGCCCTTGGCACTCATTCTCAACTATCCCTCCAACCCGACGGCGCAGGTCGCGACGCTTGATTTCTACAAGGAGGTCATCGCCTTCGCGAAAAAGCACGACATCATCGTGCTTTCGGATCTCGCCTATTCGGAAATCTACTTCGATGACGTTCCGCCGCCGTCGGTCCTGGAGGTGCCGGGGGCGCTCGACGTGACGGTCGAATTCACCTCGATGTCGAAAACCTTCTCTATGCCCGGTTGGCGCATGGGCTTTGCGGTCGGCAACGAGCGGCTGATCGCGGCGCTGACGCGGGTGAAATCCTATCTCGACTATGGCGCCTTCACGCCCATCCAGGTGGCGGCGACCCAGGCGCTGAACGGCGATGGCAGCGACATCGCGGAGGTCCGCAGCATCTATAAGCGCCGCCGCGACGTCATGGTCGAAAGCTTCGGCAAGGCGGGATTCGAAGTGCCGCCACCGCCGGCGACGATGTTCGCCTGGGCAAAGATCCCGGAGAAGTTCCGCCATCTGGGCTCGCTGGAGTTCTCGAAGCTGCTCGTCGAGAAGGCCGATGTGGCGGTCGCGCCCGGTGTCGGCTTTGGAGAGCAGGGCGACGACTATGTGCGCCTTGCCCTCGTCGAGAACGAGCACCGCATCCGCCAGGCGGCGCGCAACATCAAGCGCTTCTTTTCAACCGCGGACGAAACGATGCACAACGTCGTTTCGCTGAATACACGCCGGTAG
- a CDS encoding homoserine dehydrogenase translates to MADALKIGIAGLGTVGASLVRIVQERQEMLATTCGRAIEIVAVAARDRNRDRGVDLSKAAWYDNAVALASEADIDVFVELMGGAGGPAHASVKSALNRGIHVVTANKALLSAHGIELAGIAEERGALLNYEAAVAGGIPVIKALRESMTGNSISRVYGIMNGTCNYILTQMEKEGLSFEDCLKEAQRLGYAEADPAFDIEGNDTAHKLSILTSLAFGTAIAADDIYLEGITNISIEDIHAAADLGYRIKLLGVAQRTESGIEQRVHPTMVPYESVIAQVDGVTNAVAIESDILGELLMVGPGAGGNATASAVLGDIADIAKSRPGAQHVPAFGRPAAALLPYKRARMRSHEGGYFIRLKVLDRTGVFASIAAHMAENDISLESIMQHSKHYMDAAEPKTIILVTHATFEASVREAISSIKGEGYLVGEPQVIRIERPKP, encoded by the coding sequence ATGGCAGATGCCCTCAAAATCGGCATTGCGGGCTTGGGCACGGTCGGTGCCTCGCTCGTCCGGATTGTCCAGGAACGCCAAGAGATGCTGGCAACCACGTGCGGAAGGGCGATTGAAATTGTTGCCGTTGCCGCGAGGGATCGCAACAGGGACCGCGGGGTCGATCTTTCGAAGGCTGCCTGGTACGACAACGCCGTCGCGCTCGCCTCCGAAGCCGACATCGATGTTTTCGTCGAGCTGATGGGGGGCGCCGGGGGCCCGGCCCATGCGTCGGTCAAGTCGGCGCTAAACCGCGGCATCCATGTCGTAACCGCCAACAAGGCGCTTCTTTCGGCTCACGGCATAGAACTTGCCGGCATTGCGGAGGAGCGCGGGGCGCTGCTCAATTACGAAGCTGCCGTTGCCGGGGGCATTCCGGTGATCAAGGCCCTGCGCGAGTCGATGACAGGCAACTCGATCTCGCGCGTCTACGGGATCATGAACGGAACCTGCAACTATATCCTGACGCAGATGGAGAAGGAGGGGCTTTCCTTCGAGGACTGCCTCAAGGAGGCCCAGCGTCTTGGCTATGCGGAGGCGGACCCGGCCTTCGACATCGAGGGCAATGACACCGCGCACAAGCTGTCGATCCTGACGAGCCTTGCATTCGGCACGGCGATTGCCGCCGACGACATCTATCTCGAAGGCATCACCAATATCTCGATCGAGGACATTCATGCGGCTGCCGATCTCGGCTACCGCATCAAGCTCCTGGGCGTCGCGCAGCGGACCGAAAGCGGCATCGAACAGCGCGTCCATCCGACGATGGTGCCCTATGAGTCCGTCATCGCTCAGGTCGATGGCGTCACGAACGCAGTCGCGATCGAATCCGACATTCTCGGCGAGCTCTTGATGGTCGGTCCCGGGGCCGGCGGCAATGCCACCGCCTCGGCGGTGCTGGGCGATATCGCCGATATCGCCAAGAGCCGTCCGGGTGCGCAGCACGTGCCTGCTTTCGGGCGCCCGGCTGCGGCACTGCTTCCCTACAAACGCGCGCGCATGCGCAGCCACGAAGGCGGCTATTTCATCCGGCTGAAGGTTCTCGATCGAACGGGCGTGTTTGCAAGCATCGCCGCGCACATGGCCGAGAACGACATCTCGCTCGAATCGATCATGCAGCACTCCAAACATTACATGGATGCTGCCGAGCCGAAGACGATCATCCTGGTCACGCATGCGACCTTCGAGGCATCCGTGCGCGAGGCGATCTCCTCGATCAAGGGTGAGGGTTATCTCGTCGGCGAGCCCCAAGTGATCCGAATCGAGCGCCCGAAGCCGTAA
- the phaC gene encoding poly(3-hydroxyalkanoate) polymerase subunit PhaC, with protein MTVDKVDDTTSKSGFAGFDPKSVEPYIVKDPESLAINLARAAEHMGKAASAWLAPRENGRSAETYAEPVSDMVRTLSKVSEYWLSDPRRTLEAQTNLMGSFFGIWSRTIQRMAGDNVGEPEAIQREDKRFADEDWVKNPFFAFVRQAYFVTSDWAERMVEDAEGLDDHTRLKAAFYIRQISSALSPSNFITTNPQLYRETVASSGANLAKGMQMLAEDIAAGRGELRLRQTDTSKFAIGENIAITPGKVIAQSDVCQVIQYEASTETVLKRPLLICPPWINKFYVLDLNPQKSFIKWAVDQGHTVFVISWVNPDERHAGKDWEAYAREGIDFALDTVEKATGEREVNAIGYCVGGTLLAATLALHAAEGDKRIRSATLFTTQVDFTHAGDLKVFADEDQIRQVEAKMSTVGYLEGSKMATAFNMLRASELIWPYFVNNYLKGQEPMPFDLLYWNSDSTRMPAANHSFYLRNCYLENKLSKGEMVLAGKKVSLGDVTIPIYNLATKEDHIAPAKSIFLGSQFFGGKVTFVLSGSGHIAGVVNPPDKNKYQFWTGGPAKGDIETWFEKAKETQGSWWPHWQSWIEQLDDRRIPARKAGGPLNAIEDAPGSYVRVRA; from the coding sequence GTGACAGTAGACAAGGTCGACGACACCACGAGCAAGAGCGGCTTTGCTGGCTTCGATCCGAAATCGGTGGAGCCTTACATCGTCAAGGATCCCGAAAGTCTGGCGATCAACCTGGCCCGCGCTGCCGAACATATGGGGAAAGCGGCGTCGGCGTGGCTGGCGCCACGCGAAAACGGCCGGAGCGCAGAAACCTACGCCGAACCCGTCTCCGACATGGTCAGGACGCTTTCGAAAGTGTCCGAGTATTGGCTCTCCGATCCGCGCCGGACGCTGGAGGCGCAGACCAACCTGATGGGAAGCTTCTTCGGGATCTGGTCGCGAACGATCCAGCGAATGGCCGGCGACAACGTCGGCGAACCGGAGGCGATCCAAAGGGAAGACAAGCGCTTCGCCGACGAGGACTGGGTGAAGAATCCTTTCTTCGCCTTCGTCCGCCAAGCCTACTTCGTCACCTCCGACTGGGCCGAACGCATGGTCGAGGACGCCGAAGGTCTGGACGACCACACCCGGCTGAAGGCGGCGTTCTATATCCGCCAGATTTCGAGCGCGCTTTCGCCGAGCAATTTCATCACCACCAATCCCCAGCTCTACCGGGAGACCGTCGCGTCCAGCGGCGCCAATCTCGCCAAGGGCATGCAAATGCTGGCCGAAGACATTGCCGCCGGGCGCGGAGAATTGCGGCTGAGACAAACGGACACGAGCAAGTTCGCGATCGGCGAGAACATCGCGATCACCCCCGGCAAGGTGATCGCCCAAAGCGATGTCTGCCAGGTTATTCAATACGAGGCGAGCACCGAAACCGTGCTCAAGCGGCCCTTGCTCATCTGCCCGCCCTGGATCAACAAGTTCTACGTGCTCGACCTCAATCCCCAGAAGTCCTTCATCAAATGGGCGGTGGACCAGGGCCACACGGTTTTCGTGATTTCCTGGGTCAATCCCGACGAGCGTCATGCCGGAAAGGACTGGGAGGCCTATGCGCGCGAAGGCATCGACTTCGCGCTCGACACGGTGGAGAAGGCGACCGGCGAGCGCGAGGTCAACGCGATCGGCTATTGCGTCGGCGGCACGCTGCTTGCAGCAACGCTTGCGCTCCACGCCGCCGAGGGTGACAAGCGGATCCGTTCGGCGACGCTCTTCACCACCCAAGTGGATTTCACCCACGCCGGCGACCTCAAGGTCTTCGCCGACGAGGATCAGATCCGCCAGGTCGAAGCGAAAATGAGCACGGTCGGCTATCTCGAAGGCTCGAAGATGGCGACGGCATTCAACATGCTTCGAGCCTCCGAACTGATCTGGCCCTATTTCGTCAACAACTACCTGAAGGGCCAGGAGCCGATGCCCTTCGACCTGCTCTATTGGAACTCCGACTCGACGCGGATGCCGGCGGCGAACCACTCCTTCTATCTCCGCAACTGCTATCTGGAGAACAAGCTTTCGAAGGGCGAGATGGTGCTGGCCGGAAAAAAAGTCTCGCTCGGCGACGTGACCATCCCCATCTACAATCTCGCCACCAAGGAGGATCACATCGCCCCGGCGAAATCCATCTTCCTCGGCAGCCAATTCTTCGGCGGCAAGGTCACCTTCGTTCTGTCCGGATCCGGGCACATTGCGGGCGTCGTCAATCCGCCGGACAAGAACAAGTACCAGTTCTGGACCGGCGGCCCTGCGAAAGGCGACATTGAAACCTGGTTCGAGAAGGCGAAAGAGACCCAGGGCTCCTGGTGGCCGCATTGGCAGAGCTGGATCGAACAACTCGACGATCGCCG